The Parvibaculaceae bacterium PLY_AMNH_Bact1 genome window below encodes:
- a CDS encoding hypothetical protein (Derived by automated computational analysis using gene prediction method: GeneMarkS-2+.) yields the protein MHKLDDKTLITKTLLERFDLEADGAYSAVMQKNDGSFLEHTIGPAITAARMLFSQDLLSFLHRELAYDGAWVIVHTHPKPPTVPEVECEHGRFGIIFLDQDGDPQFTVEWEENDGEMLDFADVLLAGMETWGGLCYTALMQQRHFMKDVLDPTEGQTFQKARGEKAPSAIH from the coding sequence ATGCACAAGCTGGACGACAAAACGCTGATCACGAAAACCCTGTTGGAACGGTTCGATTTAGAGGCAGACGGGGCCTACTCAGCGGTGATGCAAAAGAATGATGGCAGTTTTCTGGAGCACACCATCGGGCCAGCGATTACAGCGGCTCGAATGCTGTTTTCACAGGACCTACTGAGCTTTCTGCACCGGGAATTGGCCTATGACGGGGCGTGGGTGATTGTTCATACGCATCCCAAGCCGCCTACCGTGCCGGAGGTTGAATGCGAACACGGACGCTTCGGCATCATCTTCCTGGATCAGGATGGGGATCCACAGTTCACCGTTGAATGGGAAGAAAATGACGGCGAGATGCTGGACTTTGCAGATGTCCTCCTTGCCGGCATGGAAACCTGGGGCGGCCTTTGTTACACGGCGCTCATGCAGCAAAGACATTTCATGAAGGATGTTCTGGACCCAACAGAGGGACAGACCTTTCAAAAGGCACGTGGAGAGAAGGCGCCAAGCGCCATCCACTGA
- a CDS encoding N4-gp56 family major capsid protein (Derived by automated computational analysis using gene prediction method: Protein Homology. GO_component: GO:0019028 - viral capsid [Evidence IEA]), whose amino-acid sequence MQTDFGALTSSVKKVWAMEIWQAGRDKSFFFANGFIGKNDNDMNSVIQRVTKLTETERGTECVMQLVQDLQGDGVVGDNKLEDNEEQMVNDAQTIRIDQLRHGVRSKGSMSEQATVIRFRATGKEKLSFWLSDKLDELMFLTLSGRSYGLHTNGATRVGSQLPSLSFASDVVAPSTNRVMYAGTATSEGSVTAADKMDWSTVVKANTVAQEKRLRPIREGGKEYYCMVIHPRHRRDLVLDSTYQTILRTAEKPGAKNKLFTGAIAVIDGVVIHAHNKVFNTSGLASGSKWGAGGAIDGAQAMLLGAQAGGIATIGDMGFNESDNTDYGNRPGIAAGRKVGFLKPQFKSTYDDNAREDFGTIAVKTAAAA is encoded by the coding sequence ATGCAAACTGACTTTGGCGCCCTTACCTCATCTGTAAAGAAGGTGTGGGCAATGGAGATCTGGCAGGCGGGACGGGATAAATCGTTCTTCTTCGCCAATGGCTTTATCGGCAAGAACGATAATGACATGAACTCGGTCATCCAGCGGGTGACGAAACTCACAGAAACCGAACGTGGCACCGAATGTGTCATGCAGCTGGTCCAGGACCTTCAGGGCGACGGTGTTGTTGGCGACAACAAGCTGGAAGACAATGAAGAGCAGATGGTCAACGATGCCCAGACCATCCGCATTGACCAGCTGCGGCACGGTGTGCGCTCCAAGGGCTCTATGTCTGAGCAGGCGACGGTCATCCGTTTCCGGGCGACGGGTAAGGAAAAACTCTCTTTCTGGCTTTCTGACAAGCTTGATGAGCTGATGTTCCTGACCCTCTCGGGTCGATCTTACGGCTTACACACAAACGGTGCTACCCGCGTTGGAAGCCAGCTTCCCAGTCTGTCGTTTGCGAGTGACGTGGTTGCGCCAAGTACCAACCGCGTGATGTATGCAGGCACAGCGACAAGTGAAGGCTCTGTGACGGCTGCCGACAAGATGGATTGGTCGACGGTTGTAAAAGCCAACACTGTCGCGCAAGAGAAGCGGCTGAGACCGATCCGGGAGGGTGGCAAGGAATACTATTGCATGGTCATTCACCCCCGCCACCGGCGTGACCTTGTGCTGGACTCCACCTATCAGACCATTCTGCGAACTGCAGAGAAGCCTGGCGCGAAGAACAAGCTGTTCACTGGCGCCATTGCGGTTATCGACGGCGTTGTCATTCATGCGCACAACAAGGTCTTCAACACCAGCGGTCTCGCGAGTGGCTCTAAGTGGGGGGCTGGTGGTGCCATTGATGGCGCGCAGGCCATGCTCCTCGGCGCACAGGCGGGTGGCATCGCGACCATTGGCGATATGGGCTTCAATGAGTCGGACAATACCGACTACGGGAACCGCCCGGGTATTGCTGCTGGACGGAAGGTCGGCTTTCTGAAACCGCAATTCAAGTCGACCTACGACGACAACGCGCGGGAAGACTTCGGGACGATCGCGGTGAAGACTGCCGCCGCCGCGTAA
- a CDS encoding hypothetical protein (Derived by automated computational analysis using gene prediction method: Protein Homology.): MADRFEHLSPELSDPSSDYFDITPSDGTDFDQVTRGVYVGGSGDLAAVRKDDNTVVVFHGVLAGTLLPIRAKRINSTGTTATDIVGLA; encoded by the coding sequence ATGGCTGATCGTTTCGAACATCTGTCGCCAGAGCTTAGCGACCCGTCATCTGATTACTTCGACATCACACCAAGTGATGGCACCGATTTTGATCAGGTGACCCGGGGGGTTTACGTGGGTGGCAGCGGCGACCTCGCGGCGGTTCGGAAGGACGACAACACCGTCGTGGTGTTTCACGGTGTGTTGGCTGGCACTCTTTTGCCCATCCGCGCTAAACGGATCAACAGTACGGGGACAACGGCGACAGACATTGTCGGGCTTGCGTAG
- a CDS encoding hypothetical protein (Derived by automated computational analysis using gene prediction method: Protein Homology.), which translates to MKLSRELIPRDREGSIEFYREFLTAAAKTSPEKLKKAKRWLARNDLFFLLTVVCKRKDLNHPWLFDRCREVEHAPNGFLDAWAREHYKSTIITFGLTLQDILASHGDDPEPRYNGREVTVGIFSLNQKLARQFLRQIQYECENNEELKELFPEILWDYPKTHAPIWSVSEGLVFKRKGNPKEATVEANGLVDGMPTSKHYTHRIYDDVVTDKSVTSPEMIKKTTAAWELSDNLGTEGGVFRIIGTYYAMFDTYRVMKDRGIPVREHPCTSDGSEDFSKAVLRSPDELAKKRRLQGPYIFGCQMLLNPTNDNAQGFKEEWLKYWPAVNYSGLNKYIVVDPASSKKKTSDYTVMWVIGVAADKNYYLLDGVRDRLNLAQRTRTLFALHDRWEPLAVGYEQYGAQADIEHMELEMERMNYRFTITPLGGALKKEDRIRKLVPVFEAGRIYLPEAGIVKTDYEGKTVDVVRQFVQEEYLTFPVVTHDDGLDDLARILDEELGVVFPKQSADDKPKWQRDLEMEQGQASSWMTA; encoded by the coding sequence GTGAAGCTATCAAGAGAGTTGATACCAAGAGACCGAGAAGGATCAATTGAGTTCTACCGTGAGTTTCTGACGGCTGCGGCGAAGACGTCACCAGAGAAGCTTAAGAAGGCGAAACGTTGGCTGGCGAGAAACGATCTCTTTTTTCTTCTCACGGTTGTTTGTAAGAGAAAGGACCTGAACCACCCTTGGCTATTTGACCGCTGTAGGGAGGTAGAGCATGCCCCAAACGGCTTTCTGGATGCCTGGGCGCGGGAACACTACAAGTCAACGATCATCACGTTTGGTCTGACGCTGCAGGACATCCTCGCGAGCCATGGGGATGATCCAGAGCCGCGGTACAATGGGCGGGAGGTCACGGTAGGGATCTTCTCGCTCAATCAGAAGTTGGCCCGCCAGTTTCTGAGGCAGATCCAATATGAGTGCGAGAACAATGAGGAGTTGAAGGAACTATTTCCGGAAATCCTTTGGGACTACCCCAAAACGCATGCGCCGATCTGGTCAGTGAGCGAAGGGCTTGTCTTCAAGCGCAAGGGGAACCCGAAAGAGGCGACGGTTGAAGCAAACGGTTTGGTCGACGGCATGCCGACGTCCAAGCACTACACGCATCGGATTTATGATGACGTTGTGACCGATAAGTCGGTGACCTCGCCTGAGATGATCAAGAAAACCACGGCAGCCTGGGAGCTCTCAGACAATCTGGGAACAGAGGGTGGCGTGTTTCGGATCATCGGCACCTATTACGCGATGTTTGACACCTACCGGGTGATGAAGGACCGCGGCATACCCGTCAGAGAGCACCCCTGCACATCAGACGGGTCGGAGGATTTCTCGAAGGCGGTGCTCCGCTCACCGGACGAGCTTGCGAAAAAACGTCGCCTTCAAGGGCCCTACATTTTTGGATGCCAAATGCTGTTGAACCCTACGAACGACAATGCTCAGGGCTTCAAAGAGGAGTGGCTGAAATATTGGCCGGCAGTGAATTACTCGGGATTGAACAAGTACATCGTGGTCGACCCGGCTTCGTCGAAGAAGAAGACCAGCGACTACACGGTTATGTGGGTGATCGGTGTAGCCGCCGACAAGAATTATTACCTCCTAGATGGAGTGAGAGACCGGCTCAACCTCGCACAACGCACTAGAACGCTATTTGCCCTTCATGATCGCTGGGAACCATTGGCCGTTGGGTATGAGCAGTATGGAGCTCAAGCAGATATCGAGCACATGGAACTAGAGATGGAGAGGATGAATTACCGGTTCACTATCACGCCCCTCGGGGGAGCCTTGAAGAAAGAAGATCGGATCAGGAAGCTTGTGCCGGTCTTCGAGGCGGGGCGCATCTATTTGCCAGAAGCCGGGATCGTCAAGACCGACTATGAAGGCAAAACCGTCGACGTCGTGAGGCAGTTTGTTCAGGAGGAGTACCTGACTTTTCCCGTAGTTACGCACGATGACGGGTTGGACGACCTGGCGCGCATCCTGGACGAAGAGCTTGGTGTGGTGTTTCCGAAACAATCTGCGGACGACAAACCTAAATGGCAGCGCGACTTGGAAATGGAACAAGGACAGGCAAGCTCCTGGATGACGGCGTAA
- a CDS encoding portal protein (Derived by automated computational analysis using gene prediction method: Protein Homology.), translated as MTKYGPVPPRGLPEQDYVKTQMLIERFHRAAEAHDNWATPAKQAVDFLEGRQWTAEEIAEMVRHKRPHLQFNIIYPLVRLVLGYQRNGKTDITFQPGDDARANEMVADILSKLEKNIAANTELDFIDTEVFMDGLVTGRGFFDDRLDFENNDLGEVRARARDPFATYLDPDADTYDLNESASYVIGTKYVSIDEIEQNYGKAAADLTRPFLKGETPIGPVSTAYLNDEITPIRGFGEREEASDYWDRFHSLIGNFVDTQRKTIRLMDIQHKVTENRNVVIDLETGDKKVLPENWGQERIQKVVAYAEHRGNPVMVQRRRVSRLQWTTLCGDLALYDSPSPYQSYTITPYFPYFRRGVARGMVTDLIDPQKEKNKRRSSEIDMVSKNANGGWIYHEKSLSDEQELNLQRFGSAPGVRVKWRGEKEPRKLEAGTSTQAHDRLESRADEDVHKISGLSESAMGTVETVQSGRALEAKQRQALVAIQMYFDNFSRSKRLQGKKHLELIQNHYTEARMARALGEDGKFAEILINQQQVDGVTGTTRILNDVTVGKYTVTVDEVPLAASFANAQFDEMMIIMEKIAPGIGQFIPMFADLIVDASSLPRKAEWIERLKQLNQAPLEQPPVDPGAPV; from the coding sequence ATGACTAAGTACGGCCCAGTGCCACCTAGAGGATTGCCGGAACAGGACTACGTCAAGACCCAGATGCTCATTGAGAGGTTTCATCGGGCTGCAGAGGCGCATGACAACTGGGCTACTCCTGCCAAGCAAGCAGTCGACTTCCTTGAAGGTCGGCAGTGGACGGCAGAAGAAATTGCAGAGATGGTGCGGCATAAGCGCCCGCATCTCCAGTTCAACATCATCTATCCTTTGGTTCGTCTGGTGCTGGGCTACCAACGAAACGGCAAGACCGACATCACGTTTCAGCCCGGTGACGACGCCCGGGCAAATGAGATGGTGGCGGACATTCTCTCAAAGCTTGAGAAGAACATCGCTGCGAATACCGAACTGGACTTCATCGATACTGAAGTCTTCATGGACGGCCTGGTGACGGGGCGAGGCTTCTTTGATGATCGCCTGGACTTTGAAAACAATGACCTTGGAGAGGTCCGTGCGCGCGCGCGTGACCCATTTGCGACCTATCTTGATCCCGATGCTGATACCTATGATCTGAACGAGTCAGCGTCTTACGTCATCGGCACCAAATATGTGTCGATCGATGAGATTGAGCAGAATTATGGGAAGGCTGCCGCAGACCTCACGCGCCCGTTTCTTAAGGGTGAGACGCCCATAGGACCAGTCAGCACGGCCTATCTGAATGATGAAATCACACCCATCAGAGGGTTCGGCGAGCGAGAGGAAGCGTCAGACTATTGGGATCGGTTCCATAGCCTGATTGGGAACTTCGTGGATACCCAACGAAAAACCATTCGGCTGATGGACATCCAGCATAAGGTCACTGAAAACCGCAACGTCGTTATCGACCTGGAGACCGGTGACAAGAAGGTGCTCCCAGAAAATTGGGGACAAGAACGCATCCAGAAGGTCGTGGCCTATGCCGAGCACCGCGGGAACCCTGTGATGGTGCAGCGGCGTCGGGTCAGTCGATTACAATGGACGACACTCTGCGGGGATCTGGCGCTCTATGACAGTCCTTCGCCGTATCAGTCCTACACCATCACGCCGTACTTCCCTTACTTCCGACGGGGGGTTGCACGGGGAATGGTGACAGACCTGATCGACCCGCAGAAAGAGAAGAACAAGCGGCGGTCTTCTGAAATCGACATGGTGTCAAAGAACGCAAATGGTGGGTGGATCTACCACGAAAAGTCGTTGAGCGATGAGCAGGAACTCAATCTGCAACGGTTTGGGTCAGCACCTGGCGTTCGCGTGAAATGGCGGGGCGAAAAGGAGCCGAGAAAGCTTGAGGCTGGCACTTCTACTCAAGCGCATGACAGGCTGGAAAGCCGGGCTGATGAGGACGTTCACAAGATATCTGGCTTGAGTGAATCTGCCATGGGGACCGTGGAGACGGTTCAGAGTGGCCGGGCGCTTGAGGCCAAACAGCGCCAGGCTCTGGTTGCTATCCAGATGTATTTCGACAATTTCAGCCGGTCCAAAAGGCTGCAGGGCAAGAAACACCTGGAGCTTATTCAGAACCATTACACAGAGGCTCGGATGGCCCGGGCGCTGGGTGAGGATGGCAAGTTTGCTGAGATCCTGATCAATCAACAGCAGGTCGACGGCGTCACTGGAACGACACGTATTTTGAATGATGTGACGGTCGGGAAGTACACCGTAACCGTTGATGAAGTGCCACTTGCCGCGTCCTTCGCGAACGCTCAGTTCGACGAGATGATGATCATCATGGAGAAAATCGCGCCAGGAATTGGTCAGTTCATTCCAATGTTTGCTGACTTGATCGTGGATGCGTCATCGTTGCCGCGCAAAGCTGAGTGGATTGAGCGTCTCAAGCAATTGAACCAGGCGCCTCTGGAGCAACCCCCGGTAGACCCAGGAGCACCGGTCTGA
- a CDS encoding hypothetical protein (Derived by automated computational analysis using gene prediction method: GeneMarkS-2+.) — protein MTGKNDDPNPSSEPKQEAEEAPIEDVDEIALAEARAAVKAEEAAANEDADAVPEEGAEKSANEGEEPSEPEEPKDDDGEEPKPEMIPKARFDEVNNKKNESEKREAFLMGQIEALKAEAKANDQPDADKPPTPEERIAEIRSEKVALAEKFDAGEISAAELEKGKSNLDDQEWEIRSESLKPAEQPKPVVPEPSSDLYMEQRTAELEQQHPYLQVITSTADWDFLKEKAIEALVEENVLPETGVFATPGQQLAVRTRIAELSDRYGPILTDKTPEEVGLKSSQEKPAVPDISPEAAAKARADKLKAAEAMPPDVQGMNGGGADDGVMTAEKAAELSEDAYEALPRNTVNKILGIESS, from the coding sequence ATGACTGGAAAGAATGACGATCCAAATCCCTCAAGTGAACCGAAACAAGAGGCCGAAGAAGCGCCGATTGAGGACGTTGATGAGATTGCGCTTGCTGAGGCGAGGGCGGCTGTTAAAGCCGAGGAGGCTGCCGCCAACGAAGATGCAGACGCAGTACCAGAAGAGGGGGCTGAGAAATCAGCCAACGAGGGCGAAGAACCAAGTGAACCTGAAGAGCCAAAGGATGACGATGGCGAAGAACCAAAGCCGGAGATGATCCCAAAAGCACGGTTCGACGAGGTTAACAACAAGAAGAATGAGTCTGAGAAAAGAGAAGCCTTCTTGATGGGGCAGATTGAAGCGCTAAAGGCCGAGGCCAAAGCAAACGATCAGCCTGACGCGGATAAACCGCCGACGCCTGAAGAACGGATCGCCGAAATACGATCTGAGAAAGTTGCCCTTGCCGAAAAGTTCGATGCGGGAGAAATCTCCGCAGCGGAGCTGGAAAAAGGGAAATCAAACCTTGATGACCAGGAGTGGGAGATACGGAGCGAAAGCCTGAAGCCCGCGGAGCAGCCAAAGCCGGTTGTTCCAGAACCATCCTCTGACCTTTACATGGAACAGAGGACGGCTGAGCTTGAGCAACAACATCCCTACTTGCAGGTGATTACCAGCACTGCTGATTGGGACTTCCTAAAGGAAAAAGCAATCGAGGCCTTGGTGGAGGAGAATGTGCTCCCGGAAACGGGCGTGTTCGCGACACCTGGGCAGCAACTGGCTGTTCGAACGCGGATAGCCGAACTCTCAGATCGATATGGTCCAATTCTCACGGACAAGACTCCGGAAGAGGTTGGACTGAAATCCAGTCAAGAAAAACCCGCGGTCCCGGACATCAGTCCAGAGGCAGCGGCAAAGGCACGTGCAGACAAGCTCAAAGCTGCTGAAGCAATGCCACCGGACGTCCAGGGGATGAATGGTGGCGGCGCAGACGACGGTGTAATGACCGCCGAGAAGGCCGCAGAGTTGAGTGAAGATGCGTATGAAGCGCTGCCAAGAAATACCGTAAACAAAATCCTCGGCATTGAATCCTCATAG
- a CDS encoding hypothetical protein (Derived by automated computational analysis using gene prediction method: GeneMarkS-2+.), with protein MSETNIETPHAEEEEETLFVLDTTCKEDVNRTHEMPFEGRTVPITFKYDTPRELPFALAIKFLKTPSFVCTDEEGTPIPFDGIPKQPGELQAGEELQLQPNEVVAKLDELTVDALVLRANVLPDGEKLNKRSGKDNLIAFIVDKTTEQNAANTRSEGGEDEFTPPALDDGLVA; from the coding sequence ATGTCAGAGACAAATATTGAAACCCCACACGCAGAGGAAGAGGAAGAGACGCTCTTCGTCCTCGATACAACGTGTAAGGAGGACGTGAACCGGACTCACGAAATGCCGTTTGAGGGCCGCACTGTCCCCATAACGTTCAAATATGACACGCCGAGGGAGCTTCCATTTGCGCTTGCGATCAAGTTCCTTAAAACACCCTCGTTCGTCTGTACCGATGAGGAAGGGACGCCCATCCCGTTTGATGGCATTCCAAAGCAACCGGGTGAATTGCAAGCCGGAGAAGAGCTACAGCTTCAACCGAATGAAGTGGTTGCCAAGCTGGATGAGCTGACCGTTGATGCGCTTGTTCTTCGAGCGAACGTCCTCCCGGACGGTGAGAAGCTGAACAAACGGTCTGGCAAAGACAATTTGATCGCTTTCATTGTTGACAAAACGACTGAACAGAATGCGGCCAACACACGGTCTGAAGGTGGCGAAGATGAGTTTACGCCTCCTGCTCTCGACGATGGTTTAGTCGCCTGA
- a CDS encoding hypothetical protein (Derived by automated computational analysis using gene prediction method: GeneMarkS-2+.): MSYRFGLQLMDATTGRAIITAGGKVFVATNGGSSKTTLTSDAEGSALTNPMTPTRGGIEFYASVSKVDLYILAPGGQFVVVKDVEASGPNEVSIDTSNRSQCMVVPFDIADTTADTETASGFVIPTKAGVLPSPLVEVVTLDATETIDVGTDSGDSGDADGFVDGASVATAGLVKATLDNAAPTLGTKLFVQDSANAGDDAPEIDVSQAGKEITWTLSAGSDTAAGFIFLPYLLAA, encoded by the coding sequence ATGTCCTATAGATTTGGACTTCAACTGATGGACGCGACAACCGGTCGGGCCATCATTACAGCGGGCGGCAAGGTGTTTGTCGCCACGAATGGAGGGTCTTCGAAAACAACCCTCACAAGCGATGCCGAGGGATCGGCGCTCACCAATCCTATGACCCCCACGCGGGGTGGGATTGAGTTCTATGCGTCGGTATCCAAGGTCGACCTATACATTCTTGCCCCTGGCGGTCAGTTCGTCGTGGTGAAGGATGTCGAGGCGTCTGGTCCGAACGAGGTGTCAATCGATACCTCCAATCGAAGCCAATGCATGGTTGTCCCCTTTGACATTGCCGATACAACTGCGGACACCGAAACCGCGAGTGGGTTCGTTATCCCAACCAAGGCAGGCGTCTTGCCATCCCCATTGGTCGAAGTGGTCACGCTTGATGCCACCGAGACCATTGATGTCGGCACAGACAGCGGTGACAGCGGTGATGCGGATGGCTTTGTTGATGGTGCGTCTGTGGCGACTGCGGGGCTTGTGAAAGCAACGCTGGATAATGCTGCACCCACGCTAGGTACGAAGCTCTTTGTGCAAGACAGCGCGAACGCGGGAGACGATGCACCGGAGATCGATGTCTCTCAGGCTGGCAAGGAAATCACCTGGACATTGTCGGCCGGCAGCGACACAGCCGCTGGTTTCATCTTCCTACCATATCTGCTGGCTGCGTAA
- a CDS encoding terminase small subunit (Derived by automated computational analysis using gene prediction method: Protein Homology. GO_process: GO:0051276 - chromosome organization [Evidence IEA]), translated as MADHKLTEQKKKFCAEYVKNGCKDGKAAAVAAKYAEGSAKESASRLLAQKCVKDEIARLMAPVVQEREGAAEAVTAELMRLGHSNILNYITICETTGQLLVDLKDIPHELGSAIKDLTIQQVTIEGADGKPEVKQTISIKLHEKTGPLNSLARSLGMFEKHEKVPPPPPDPPGTQIGNVNIENLTVGVDDQLGEIFGEAIKRVDTKRPRRIN; from the coding sequence ATGGCTGACCACAAGCTCACTGAGCAGAAGAAGAAGTTCTGCGCTGAGTATGTGAAGAACGGCTGCAAAGACGGTAAGGCCGCTGCTGTCGCTGCAAAATACGCAGAGGGATCTGCCAAGGAGTCAGCGTCCCGATTGCTGGCTCAGAAGTGCGTCAAAGACGAAATCGCGCGCCTGATGGCACCGGTTGTCCAGGAACGCGAGGGCGCAGCTGAAGCAGTTACCGCAGAGCTCATGCGGTTGGGCCACTCGAACATTCTTAACTACATAACGATCTGCGAAACGACAGGTCAGCTTCTGGTCGACCTGAAAGACATCCCGCATGAGTTGGGATCAGCGATCAAAGACCTGACAATTCAGCAAGTGACCATAGAGGGCGCCGACGGCAAACCTGAGGTCAAACAGACAATTTCGATCAAGTTGCATGAGAAAACGGGCCCGCTCAACAGCTTGGCCCGATCTCTCGGCATGTTTGAGAAGCACGAGAAGGTGCCACCCCCGCCACCGGATCCGCCAGGAACACAGATTGGCAACGTGAACATCGAAAACCTGACCGTTGGGGTAGACGACCAGCTCGGAGAGATTTTCGGTGAAGCTATCAAGAGAGTTGATACCAAGAGACCGAGAAGGATCAATTGA